A single window of Culicoides brevitarsis isolate CSIRO-B50_1 chromosome 3, AGI_CSIRO_Cbre_v1, whole genome shotgun sequence DNA harbors:
- the LOC134833852 gene encoding rho GTPase-activating protein 100F encodes MQWRKFARLKTTASGHRRMLCCGRRKENGRSVPDLTASPGRVPPGPMPQGNMHNRTGGVKEPVLLQGDFRKVSGISSEIFRQIEAVENDHDPSTAAALDSVERRGEMIVRILDPRSIGGRQSVDAAQKFLQRGDARHTVQLVEIVKRPGQTLGLYIREGNGADRTDGVFISRIALESAVYNSGCLRVGDEILAVNLVDVTRMSLDDVVIIMSIPRRLVLAIRQRRGGRGANSPGPPPLSRNEHKPPPVVVIKRDLRDEDLEEAERAMATAPRRPPRERRTGDGREMTESRSRLGLGLTNYSPQSEQLDLYYNSRPAAETPSWSYKPPPPPPSVITEQPKGGHFQASSSYYQNAGTLESLAEKVHPFYPGPARRLSGSNVPLSQSHQRFPRSGSDQHLPRVEYIDYNSLNRQAMLRSSLKQAQPTIGGTLGRYGRFEPQRTAKYAPPSQSLTRRSRGNIDYSSDTEATLGSSRSNLYYYNRPGGSAGAAPGATMQPPRGTPSGLIGGPDFARFNSLPRDRPGARLNLRGRLGDRLSDESDGNLSAPEYSLPLRGRDHRGNKQQLTGLAKLLNDPNLADLRSRLTASPSIFTSDEYKAWLRRAPSSSAIVEQMRASRDLLNQQRAHRFSCSAENIHDALKNTEHIYSQRAALAGTLGRHDMGQRALSSLPVRSLSSQHIGGPNSIRSPSVRRIRQLLELGGGPASPISLGGHQSPAPTPSTTLPRQQQRQIDINPAEFSKYKLDRPVVDAVGISGMLWIHLLAGRGLRALQEGQQPTPATAAQSQIRDLYCVLECDRVHKARTVVRSGDLQFDWDESFELDLVSNKQLDVLVYSWDPQHRHKLCYRGAISLTTVLRQAPIHQLALKVEPRGTIYLRIRHTDTAQLYKRRGLPTLRGAAPPALFGVDLETVVTREAKGAPGVAPVPIILRRCVEEIERRGLDIIGLYRLCGSATKKRLLREAFERNSRAVELSPEHVPDINVITGVLKDYLRELPEPLFTKCLFQMTVDALGVCLPDDPEGNAKLMLSILDCLPRSNRATLVFLLDHLSLVVSASERNKMSAQALATALGPPLMLHSLSAQPGEEIDHSQPIAVLKYLLQIWPQPQTSTVSDRSARRASRNAWKQSQCVASGQTITAKPSNYPFGNAAISQQSLNRSTSGLSYAQQIAQHAAHQPSSAVSISSGSVSSIASSLATSGPSAPSIGGLSGLGGARPIATATARHTIPKL; translated from the exons GAAAATGGTCGATCTGTGCCTGATCTCACTGCTTCTCCAGGTCGTGTTCCGCCTGGACCAATGCCGCAAGGCAATATGCACAACAGAACGGGAGGCGTCAAGGAGCCTGTCTTACTTCAAGGGGACTTTCGCAAAGTTTCCGGCATCAGTTCAGAAATCTTTCGACAAATTGAGGCTGTTGAAAATGATCACGATCCCTCGACGGCAGCAGCATTAGAT TCTGTCGAGCGTCGCGGCGAAATGATAGTTCGCATCCTCGATCCCCGTAGCATCGGCGGACGCCAATCTGTGGATGCAGCTCAAAAGTTTTTGCAACGCGGCGATGCCCGACACACCGTACAACTTGTCGAAATCGTAAAGCGCCCCGGACAAACACTCGGTTTGTACATCCGCGAAGGAAATGGCGCCGATCGCACAGATGGCGTTTTCATTTCGCGCATCGCTCTCGAATCGGCCGTTTATAATAGCGGATGTTTGCGTGTCGGCGACGAAATTCTCGCCGTCAATTTGGTAGATGTCACTCGCATGTCGTTGGATGACGTTGTCATTATCATGTCGATACCGCGGAGACTTGTGCTGGCGATACGACAACGACGCGGAGGGCGTGGCGCAAATTCTCCGGGACCTCCTCCGTTGTCGCGAAATGAACATAAGCCGCCTCCTGTTGTGGTTATTAAGCGAGATTTGCGTGACGAGGATTTGGAAGAGGCGGAAAGGGCAATGGCGACGGCACCACGAAGACCTCCGAGAGAGCGACGTACGGGCGACGGCAGAGAAATGACTGAATCTCGTTCGCGTTTAGGACTCGGCCTAACGAATTACAGTCCGCAAAGCGAGCAACTTGACTTGTATTATAACAGTAGACCGGCAGCTGAGACGCCAAGTTGGAGTTATAAACCGCCGCCCCCGCCCCCATCGGTTATCACGGAACAACCGAAGGGCGGGCATTTTCAAGCATCGAGCTCATATTACCAGAATGCGGGCACTCTAGAAAGTTTGGCGGAGAAAGTTCATCCGTTCTATCCAg gtcCAGCACGACGATTATCTGGAAGCAATGTTCCTTTGAGTCAATCTCATCAACGATTCCCTCGAAGCGGGTCAGATCAGCATTTGCCGCGAGTGGAATATATCGACTACAATTCCTTAAATCGACAGGCGATGTTGCGATCAAGTTTGAAACAAG ctcAACCAACAATCGGCGGTACTTTGGGTCGTTACGGGCGTTTCGAGCCTCAGCGCACCGCAAAATACGCGCCTCCCAGTCAAAGTCTCACACGACGTTCGCGCGGCAATATCGATTATTCGAGCGACACGGAAGCAACGCTCGGCTCGTCGCGCTCCAACTTGTATTATTACAATCGCCCCGGAGGAAGTGCGGGCGCAGCACCTGGAGCAACAATGCAACCGCCTCGCGGAACGCCCAGCGGACTAATTGGAGGTCCGGATTTCGCGCGTTTTAATTCGTTGCCGCGCGATCGACCGGGAGCCCGATTGAATTTGCGCGGGCGTTTGGGAGATCGCTTGTCGGATGAAAGCGACGGAAATTTATCGGCGCCAGAATATTCGTTGCCACTGCGGGGACGCGATCACAGAGGTAACAAGCAGCAGCTTACTGGTTTAGCTAAACTGCTTAATGATCCAAATTTAGCAGATTTGAGGAGTCGACTTACCGCGAGCCCGTCGATCTTTACGTCAGACGAGTACAAAGCGTGGCTTAGGCGAGCGCCAAGTAGCTCGGCGATTGTCGAACAGATGCGGGCGTCACGTGATTTGCTTAATCAGCAACGGGCACATCGGTTCTCGTGCAGTGCGGAGAACATTCATGATGCActtaaaaat ACGGAACACATTTACAGTCAACGAGCAGCGCTTGCTGGAACTCTTGGTCGCCATGACATGGGTCAACGAGCTCTTTCTTCACTTCCTGTTCGATCATTGTCTTCGCAGCACATTGGAGGTCCAAATTCAATTCGTTCACCCAGTGTTAGAag AATTCGTCAACTTTTGGAATTAGGAGGAGGCCCTGCGAGTCCCATCAGCTTGGGAGGGCATCAGAGTCCCGCTCCAACGCCCAGCACAACATTACCGCGACAACAGCAACGACAAATTGACATTAATCCTGctgaattttcgaaatataaGCTCGATCGaccag tcGTTGACGCCGTCGGCATTTCCGGCATGCTCTGGATTCACCTTCTCGCGGGTCGGGGCTTGCGTGCATTACAAGAGGGACAACAGCCGACACCCGCAACTGCCGCTCAAAGTCAAATTCGTGATTTGTATTGCGTGCTCGAGTGCGATCGCGTACACAAAGCCCGTACCGTCGTTCGTTCTGGCGACCTGCAATTCGATTGGGACGAAAGTTTCGAGCTGGATTTAGTTTCCAACAAGCAACTTGACGTCTTGGTTTATTCGTGGGATCCGCAGCATCGTCATAAACTTTGTTATCGCGGCGCCATTTCGCTCACGACAGTTTTGCGACAAGCGCCAATCCATCAACTCGCACTGAAAGTCGAGCCACGCGGAACAATTTACCTGCGGATACGACACACAGACACGGCGCAGCTTTACAAGAGACGCGGGCTTCCAACGTTGCGAGGCGCAGCACCGCCTGCCTTGTTTGGCGTCGATTTGGAGACAGTTGTGACGCGCGAAGCGAAAGGAGCGCCCGGCGTTGCTCCCGTTCCGATTATTTTGCGACGATGCGTCGAGGAAATCGAACGACGCGGCTTGGATATCATTGGACTTTACAGATTGTGCGGATCAGCGACGAAAAAGCGACTTTTGAG agagGCGTTTGAACGCAATAGCAGAGCGGTTGAATTAAGTCCAGAACATGTTCCTGATATAAATGTCATTACTGGCGTACTCAAAGATTACCTCAGGGAGCTTCCGGAACCGCTATTCACTAAATGCTTATTCCAGATGACTGTTGACGCTTTAG gCGTTTGTCTCCCCGACGACCCCGAAGGAAATGCGAAATTGATGCTTAGTATATTAGATTGCTTGCCACGTTCTAATCGG gCAACATTGGTTTTCCTTTTGGATCATTTATCGTTAGTCGTTTCGGCATCGGAACGCAACAAGATGTCAGCACAAGCTCTCGCAACTGCCTTAGGACCTCCATTGATGTTACATTCGCTGTCTGCACAACCGGGCGAGGAGATTGATCATTCACAGCCCATCGCTGTCCTGAAATACTTACTGCAAATTTGGCCCCAGCCGCAAACCTCAACTGTTTCAG ACAGGTCGGCGCGGCGAGCCAGTAGGAATGCGTGGAAACAAAGCCAGTGCGTTGCTAGCGGGCAAACAATCACTGCCAAGCCTTCTAATTACCCCTTCGGTAATGCAGCAATCAGCCAGCAGTCACTCAATCGGTCAACATCCGGGCTCAGTTACGCCCAACAGATCGCCCAGCACGCAGCACATCAACCATCGTCCGCAGTTTCAATCAGTAGCGGGTCGGTCAGTTCAATCGCCTCGAGTCTCGCAACCAGTGGTCCGTCAG ccCCCTCAATTGGCGGCCTCAGTGGGCTTGGCGGAGCGAGGCCAATCGCCACAGCGACAGCAAGGCATACCATCCCCAAGCTCTAG
- the LOC134835238 gene encoding uncharacterized protein DDB_G0271670-like, which translates to MQRQKINQAIAKTNRQQTHKQQQQPHQQETGKFHQSHMLEKTNGNGRNGGSYAITSIDASPPSSSYNKNNGPLSSGPSSHSSPSSSTSPSSIHSFKENLRISSTTSAASPSSISSAASTAAGNGTKYGAYKGETGSNGQTTTSSINFYGNSGKIKSSLDDSLSQSFTPSTTNSSNISSSLRNNNNNNSKISSPSKTILDTNSTLSYTSLTLGRVNNGSNYTSSSLNQSELVTGRDSKKYDFKSATTTGTTSELLQKSSYTSAISSYNFSYATSSSTSASTSTSSPYTTSSSSTVGIYGTLPKTANSFVFSTPDYQISYSPNASGTQASVQQTKPPQPPARPPRQTNPFLNPNPFLNPPSDDSNGSNNSSSSSSGAGSAKKVAQLDDDDLK; encoded by the exons ATgcaacgacaaaaaatcaatcaagcgATCGCGAAAACAAACCGTCAACAAACACacaagcagcaacaacaaccacATCAACAGGAAACAGGGAAATTCCACCAAAGCCATATGCTAGAA AAAACGAATGGCAATGGAAGGAATGGCGGCAGTTATGCAATTACGTCAATTGATGCTTCGCCGCCGTCGTCGagttacaacaaaaataacgGACCTTTGAGTTCGGGCCCGTCGAGTCATTCGTCGCCATCTTCGTCGACGTCGCCATCGTCGATCCATTCGTTCAAGGAGAATTTGAGGATTTCATCGACCACATCGGCAGCATCTCCCTCGTCGATTAGCAGTGCCGCATCGACGGCAGCAGGCAACGGCACGAAATACGGCGCGTACAAGGGAGAAACGGGCAGTAATGGTCAAACCACAACTAGTAGTATTAATTTCTACGGAAATAGTGGTAAGATTAAAAGTAGCTTAGACGATTCTCTCTCACAATCTTTTACACCTTCGACAACAAATAGCAGTAATATATCATCATCGttacgtaataataataataataacagtaaAATATCATCTCCTTCTAAAACAATATTAGATACAAATAGTACATTGTCATACACGTCATTAACGTTAGGTAGAGTCAATAACGGCAGTAATTACACTTCGTCGTCCCTAAATCAATCAGAGTTGGTAACTGGTAGAGAtagcaaaaaatatgatttcaaATCTGCAACAACTACTGGCACAACAAGTGAGCTCTTACAAAAATCGTCATACACAAGCGCCATCTCGTCATACAATTTCTCGTACGCGACATCTTCTTCGACTTCAGCTTCGACGTCAACTTCCTCCCCTTACACCACGAGTTCTTCCTCCACAGTCGGCATTTACGGCACACTCCCCAAAACCGCGAATAGTTTCGTCTTCAGTACGCCCGATTACCAAATTTCCTATTCGCCAAATGCCTCGGGGACGCAAGCCAGTGTGCAACAAACGAAACCGCCACAGCCGCCAGCACGCCCGCCCCGTCAAACGAATCCATTTTTAAATCCGAATCCGTTTCTGAACCCACCGTCAGACGATTCAAATGGGTCAAAtaactcgtcgtcgtcgagcaGTGGCGCCGGATCGGCGAAAAAAGTCGCCCAACTCGACGATGATGATttgaaataa